The genome window AGTCTGTATATAGAGGGATTAAACATCATATACTTTTGTTTTTTTGCCTTGACTTCCTTTTAACAAAAGGCTTCAATGAAACAAGAAAAAAAATACTCATTTCATTAATTTTTCCTAATTGATTGAAAGATTTGGTATGTGTTTAAGTTTGAACTCTAGTATCTTAGCTAGTCCCACTCCAAAAACTTGATAGACAAATCATTGTTATTGCGATCGCCTAGTTGAAGAGCGTTGTCCATAATTTTCCTGAATTCATAACCCTGATTGCGAGCTAATACACCCCCAAGCTGAACAGTCAAAAATTGGACTACAGCTCCGTCTCGTTTATCGATAAATTGGACGCTGATAGACTGAACTTTAGCCGTCTTACTTTGCTTGTTGGTCAACCGCCCTACAAGAAATCGCTGAGTTCCTGTATTTTCCATCGCTAATCCAGTTAACTCCAGTCCATTCACGAGCTGAACCCTAAAAGGGTCTGGCTTCCGCGTGTTTTCAGGTGGTTTGGGAAATCGACAAAGCCGATCGAGAGATTCATACTGTTTTCTTTCAGAATTCAACTGAAAACACCCCGGATACTCTTGGGCGATCGCCCTCGGAAACAGATTGAAAGCAGACAGAAGCGCGATCGCAGGTAAAGCGGTTATCAACTTGACGCACCTAAACATGGCTTTTTACTCTCCAATCGGCAACGATACTCGTAAGTTGTTTTAGTCCAGCAGTTTTCACAGATAAATCTGGTTTTGACCTCCACTGATTAACCAGGGTCAAACCCAAAAATTATGCAAAGCTGAGGGGGGAAACTGTATTCAGGTTCGCTGAACTCAGAAAGCTCTCCGGCTGCGCCGACTTTCTGAAACATCCACCGCGCCTAACTGAGATTAATGTATCAAGCAAAGTTCTAATTTGTCAAGCTAATGCTCAAAAAAATCTCATTAAGTGAGACAAGACCCTCAAAAGTTGATTTCAAAAGGCTTTAGCCCCTCTAACGGCAACTGAAACAAGCTCTAAACCTCTACCAATAAAGTATTCAGACCGAGCAACGGCTCTAAATTTCAGCCGGTCGCCCCTCAATTATTCTGTTATTTATCTCGTTTATCTCGCGACAAGTGAGAAAAAAGCCCGTACAATCAAGTTACAGCCCAGAAACCTCTGTTTGCGCCACCCCTCAGTTCTTCTGTTGTATATCTCGTTTATCTCGTTTTAAGTGAGAAAAAAGCCATATAATCAAGTTACAGCCCAGAAGCCTCTGTTTCCGATACCCAAATGCCTGTGTTCGCTTATTTGCAGCGATCGCCCCGTCCTTTCCCAGCTATCTTTGAGTAGAACCGCCCGCCTTGTAATACCTGTATTCAACGTAGTATGAAACTTCCCGAAGATTTTTTAATAACTTTAGCCACTAAAGTTGGCATTTCCGAAAACGAATTTGAAGTCTTATCAAGAGCAATTAAAGGCGAATCCATGTCTGATATTTCAGACCAGCTTCGAGTTCGCAAAGATGCCTTACAAAAACGCCTGGGAGAAGTGTATAAAAAATTTGAAGTTCAAGGTGCTGGGCCTGGAAAATTAGCAAAACTCCAGCAAATTCTCGTAACTGAATACCAGAAACAAGTTGCCACGAACCGTCACGATGCTACAACCGACCGCGAAGTTGCTCCAACCCTAGAGAATACCCGCTTCCAAGACGCAACTATCCCTCAATTTTCACCGCGTATTGATTGGGGAGAACTCCCAGCTCAAGAACCTTTCTACGGGCGTAATTCCGAAATAGAAACTCTCAAAAAATGGATAGTAACAAACCGTTGTCGAGTAGTCACAATTTGTGGCATGGGAGGGATTGGCAAAACAGCATTAGCCACCCAAACTATACAACAAATTCAAGGGGAATTTCAAACCATAATCTGGCGAAATATCGCCACCTCTGGCACCCTTGAAAAACTCTTGCCAGACCTCTTGCAATTCCTATCTCATAATTCAGAAATTGAGCTTCCCAAACCCAGCAACTCACTCATCTCCCAATTAATAGGATATTTGCGTTTAACCCGCTGTTTATTAGTATTCGATGAAGTCGAAACTATCCTCGAAAGCGGACAGCTACCAGGACAATACCGCCCAGGATACGAAAGTTACCGGGAACTCTTCCAACAAATAGCACAAACCCCTCACCAAAGTTGCCTGCTTATCATCAGTTGGACTCACCCTAGAGAACTCGGTAATTTAGTAGAAACAACCTTACCTTGTCGAGCTTTACAACTGAGTGAATTACCAGAAAGAGATGCCAAAAAGATCATCTTATCCGCCCCCCAAGTTTATACTTCAGAGAGTAATTTACTATCAGAAATCATTGACCTATATGGCGGCAATCCCCTCCTTTTAAAAATAGCCGTCACTCATGCTCAAGATATGTTAGCGGGCAATTTAGCACAACTCATTAAAAAAACTCCGTCGGTTATTGAGGGCATTGTCCGAGATTTGTTTGAGGATCGAGATTTGTTTGAGGATAAATTTCAGAATTTTTATGAATTAGAAGTAAAAGTATTGTCTTGTTTGGCAAGCAATAAACCCGCCACCATTAGCGAGTTGCAATCCAGTCTACTATTTGCTGAAGACTTATCAGAATTGAAACTGGCTGTAGAAATTCTAATCGAGCGATCGCTCCTGCAAGCCCTCACCGACTCCGGGGAAGAACGCCTGACAGTCAGCCCGCAGGCTAGGCGATTTGTCACCCATCAATTAATTGCTAAATACCTGAATCAAATTGGTTACAAGAAATACTTAGAGAGTGAGTTACAGACAGCAAAATGTTATTTAACACAAACCATTCGCTACAATCCAGAACTGCCAGCAGCTCACTACAATTTAGGGTCAACCTACGAAAAACTAGAAGATTTGCCCAACGCTCGCCAGCACTACAAAAAAGCAGCAGAATATAAAAACAGTCGCGCTGGCGGTGCTGCTGTCAATAATTTAGCTCGATTGGAAATTCTCAGCGAAAATTTTGACGTAGCGGTAGAACTAATTCTCTCTATTTTGCCACAAGTTAATGACAAAATAGTGCAAGTCACGCTCCACAAAAATCTGGGATGGGCTTATCTAGGACTGCAACTTTACAGTGACGCAGAGACTCACTTGGAAAAAGCAATTGAATTAGATAACTCCTATGCTGTAGCACACTGCTTGCTAGCACAAGTTCTCGAAGCAAAAGGGGATACAACAGCAGCTATTTCTTGCTGGCAAAAATGCCTGAATTGCTCTGCACAAGGCCAACAACAAGAAGGTGTGGCGTGGAAACTTCCAGAATTAAGTATTTGGAAGAGTTTTGCCCGCGACCGCCTCAGTGCTTCGGGCAGAGAACCTAATTAATTCAATTACTGTAGGGTGCGTCAGTAGTTCTCAGTTTTTCGATCCTACTTCACCATTTAACTAGCTGACGCACCCTAATAAAAGAGCGCTAGCAATTAAAGTTATTTAGTTCGGAGGAACTATCGGATCTTCCTCTCCAGAACTGCATTTTGTTCTGCGCTCAGCTTGGGCAATTTCCATCAAGAGGTAACTACCAATGGCTGATACTAAACTTGCCTCTATATTGGCGATGATTTCTCCCGCAGCATTGGGAACCACCATTGCTAATAATGTCAGGGGGGTAGATGAAACTATAGGTATCACAGCTCGTTTCTCCGTCAAAGAAAGGGATCAGGGAGAAGCGAGTTGGCCAACTGCGCTCTATTATTAACCAGGGGGTAGGGAAACAATTATGCAAAATTTTCAGAAAAAATTTCCCCTCATCAAGCTGCAAACCTTCTCAGTGCTTGCTTTACGGATTATTGAAATTTCTGAAAATCTTACATTGAGACGCAATTAAATCCTAGGCAGAGTACATCTCTGAGGTAAAATCAAGTCTAATCCTTTAATTGCTCAGGCATAGTCTCATGCCAATTCCCAAACTCAGTGAAGCGACGATCCAGCACAATACCTCTGCCGAATCCCTCAAGCGCGGTGAAACTTACTATTTAGCGGGTAATGTTACTAGCGCTGTCCTGCGTGGCAATATCGTGCAAGCAATAGTGGAGGGTTCTTCTGTGCAACCTTACCGTATTACGATAAACTTTGATGGCGCTAATGTGGCATCATCAAATTGTACTTGTGCTTACGATCGCTTTGGGTGGTGCAAACATATTGTTGCTACCCTGTTATTATGTCTGCGACAACCACAAATAATTGAGCAGCGCCCGACACTGGAACAATTACTCGATCGCCTCCACGATGTACAAACCCAGCAATTAATACAACATTTAGTAGAAAAAGAACCCTCCCTCATCGATCCGATCGAACGATACGTTAACTTAATTGCTATTTCTACGCCTCCACAGCAACCTACTAAAGCACCCCGTCGCACCTCCATTAATCCGGCTCCTTTTCGACAACAAGTACGACAAATTTTGCGAAATGCTGTGCGTTATTTCGACGAGGGATGGGGGGAAGAAGACCCCATTACAGAAGAACTTTTAGATGTGATTCAGCAAGCACAGGAATTGATCGCAGAGGGAGACGGTAACAACGCCTTAGTAATCTTACAAGCCATCACCGAAGCCTGCGTTAAAGATTGGGATGACGTAGAAGAATATGGCGCTGAAAGTTCTGATATAGCTAACGCTTTGGATGAAGCTTGGACAGAAGCCATTTTGACGGCTGAACTAACTGCTGAAGAAGAGATCGATCTCCAGGTGATGTTAGAAGCTTGGCAAGATGAATGGGATTGCGATTTCACCATGAGCTTGAAAGCTTTACGCCAAGGTTGGGATGACCCCCTAATTCAACAGGTACTTCAAGGAAATATTACGGGGCAAGAAATAGGAGCTAATGACGCACCAGAATGTGCTAAGAACTTAGCATTAATTCGCTTGCAAATCCTCGATCGCCAGGAACGCTATCAAGAATACTTATACTTAGCGCAAGCAGAAAACTGCTCTCAACAATACTTGACGATGTTAAGTCGTTTGGGGAGAGTAGAAGAAGCAGTGGAAGCTGCTGCTACTCAGATGAAATCAGCGGAAGATGCTTTTGCTCTCGCTCAAAGTTTACAAGCACAGGAAGCCCAATCTGAAGCTCTAAAAATTGCTCAAACTGGGTTGAATTTGTCAGGCAATTGCCTTTATAAACTAGCAATTTGGACGAGTGAGTTGGCTGTTGAGTTGGGAGAGAACGAAGTTGCATTAAATTCTAGAATGCAGGTCTTTCAAATCAAACCATCCTTTGCCGATTATCTTTTAGTGAAGGAGTTGGCAGGAAACAGTTGGTCAACTGTAAAAGCAAATTTGTTAGCAACTCTGAGAAGTGATAGAAGTTGGGGAGTTTCTGAAGCACAGGTTGATATTTTTCTCTATGAAGGACTTATTGAAGATGCGATCGCTGTTGCTGATGGTTTGAGTGGCTACGAATCCGCACTGATTCACCGAGTAATGGGGGCTGCGATCGCCCACCGCCCCGATTGGACGATCGCCAATGCTTGTCGGCTTGCTGAATCGATTATGGATCGGGGGAAATCAGAGGACTACGATCGTGCAATTAAGTGGTTGGAAAAAGCCCGCGCTGCCTATTTACAAATGGGGCAAAATATTCAGTGGTCTGCTTATCGTTCTCAACTTATGCAAGTACACAATCGGAAGCGGAAGTTAATGGGGATGCTGAAGAGTCCAGATTTAGATTGAGGCTGAAGTTTACCGTAAACCGGAACAAGTGAAAGCGGCCCAATAAAAAGGGTCAGCAAAAGGGAAATCTAAGCAACTAATTATTTCCAGTCGTTGCAAAGTTTTGTAATTGCGTGTTGCTGTTTCGGCCCGCTTTTCTTCCTCTTGTAGCCATTGCAGGTAGTCGGGGGAACCTTCTGAATAGGAATTACGCTGGTTTTCTGCAAACTGGCGATCGCCCTCAGCCTCTTCAAATTTGCGTTCTAATAAATCACCAAGTTGCCGAGAATAGCAAGCGACAAATTCTGACCCAGAGAGCGATCGCAAATTTATTTGTGCTTGCTGCAAGGCTTTTGGGCGGCTACTTCCTTGCTGCCGAAGTTTGTGATAAAAAATTGAAAATAAGGCTGTTGCTAAATCATCTACAGCCCACAGCGCGCTCACAACACTCCGAGCACCCGCACATAAAAAGCCCGTCGATAATGTCAAAATATCATCAGTAATTTCCGCAGTTCCCAACCCTGTTTCACAACAGGATAAAAACACATCAACTAGATGAGGAAGCCGCCAGCCCGGTGTCATTAACTGCCCCAAAGTAATGCTACCATCTGCCAATTCTAGTCTGGATTCTAACGGATTATCAAGGCGAGATTGAGCGTGATGGCTAGAGATAATTCCCTGGACTTGTTGAGACAGTTGCCGATAGTTGCTGACGGTTGCTTGGCTGCGTCCTCGTAAGCGTTGTTCGTTGCGAATATTATACAGTTTGGCAATTTGTTCACCCTCAAAACTTGCACAGGGTAAATCTTCCGTTGCATCTTCCACAATACCATACATTAATCGATCGTTGACAGGTGGACGTTTGTGGCAAAATTCTAAAACTTGACAGCTAGGACTGTAACGAATAAGAAATTTATCTCCTAAATATTGACCATTTTTTAAGGGTAAAGCAGCAAAAGGAATTTGGTGTAGGCAAAGGTGAGGAACAATAATCAGTTCCTCTATATTATTCAGGTACTGACTAATCAGGTTATCGATTTGCAGGCGGCGGGAAAGTTTCGCTAAAAACTGCGGAATTCGATTTCTCCACTTAGCTTTACATTGTAATTGCTCTTGGGCTGATTTACTTGAATCGCCAGCCTCCAAGTAGGGTTTTAGCCAACCTTCATAAATCCATTGTTGTAAGTTTTTGCCTCGTTTTCTGGTTATTTTGTACAAATTAAGTTCGGTTTGTCGCACAACAAATACATATGTATCTTCATCAGTAGTGTAAAAATTAAGTATAGCTGTAGTAGGGCGATCGATGAGTTCTTGGATAGCGGTTAAATCAGGGGGACTTACTTGAATTTCGCCCGCTAAAACCGGATCTAAACGTCTTAGTTGTTCCCAAATTTGTTGTTTTTCACTTTCTAAACCTTGGATATTTTCACTAATGGCTTCTAAAGCTGCTCTATTGCGTGTACGCTCCATATCAATTAGATCCTTAGCTCTAACTGCAATTAACTTCTGCTTTTTGCTTGATTTATTTAAACCGGAACGTTCGCAATCTATCTGTCGTTGAATTACTTCAAATTCTGCTAAATATTCTTCTACTTCTGAAGGTATATCTCCATGAGAGTAAAGGTCATTACTGGCAATTAAATCTACTAAGCGACGAGAGCGGGAACGTTCTACATATTCAAAAGCTTGTTGAAAATTTTTCGTATTAACTAATGCTTGTACAATATGTTCATAAAGATATATATCTTCTCCTAAAATTTCTTGGCGGCGTCGATCGGTATTAGCCCAAACTCGCAATTGTTCTAAAGCTTCAATAGCAAGAGAATACCCTTCAATAGCTTCTATCCATAGTCCTAATTTGAAGGCAATTTGACCTAAAACTTGTCCCGAAATCAGACAATGTTGGGGGAAATCTTGAGGAGTTCTGACTTTTAATGCTAACTTGAAGTATTGCATTGCTTCAGTAAACTGCTCTAAGTTGTGGTAGAGATAACCTAAATTATTTTGTACAGTTGCCCAATTTTCAGGAAAATCTTTGAGAGTATAAACTTCTAAAGCAGCTTGGTAATAGTCCCCCGCCAGATTTAGATTTTCGTCAAAACTTCCTTGAGTGCGATCGCTATAAGCATTACCTAAGTTTAATTGCACCATAGCCCAATCTTCAGGAAAATCTTTCTGAGTATAAACTTCCAAAGCTGACTTATAGTAATAAATAGCCATTTCTAAATTTTCAACTTCATTTTCAATACTGCGACTCCTATAGGCATTTCCTAAATTATTTTGCATCATTGCCCAATCATCAGGGGAAATTTGACGGGTGTTTACTTGCAAAGCCATTTGATAGTAATTAATGGCTATTTCTAAGTTATTATCCTCATCTCCTAGCCGACGTTCGCTATAAGCACTACCAATATTATTTTGCAGCATTGCCCACTGTTCAGGGAAATCTGAACGAGTATATATTAGTAAAGCATTTTCATAACATTTGATAGCACTTTCTAAACTTTGTAAGGAATCTCCATAAATTCGTTCGCTATGAGCAATTCCTAGATGCTGTTGTGTTTCCGCCCACTGTTCGGGATAATTTTCATAATTACGAACTTGCAAAGCATTATTAAAAGCTTCAATTGCTAATTCTATATTTTCGAGACGGCTACCATATTTGCGATTGAGATAAGCAATCCCTACATTATTGTGAATCATCGACCATTGTTTCCGATTAAATGCTTTTTGATAAGATTCAAGACAGGTAAGATAAAGAACAATAGCTTCTTCTACATTTTCAGCTTGATTCCCTTGAGCATTTCTTAAATAAAAAGTTCCTAAGTTATTTTGGAGCAAACCCCAAATTTCAGGAAATTGACTAGAACAGCCAGCATCTAAAGCAATTTTATAATAGCCGAGAGCTTTCTCAAGGTTATCAACTCGCTCTCCTTTAACTCTATTTTGATAGCCATACCCTAAATTATTCTGAATTTTCAACCAATTTTCTAAAGAAGTCTCTGGATCGTAAATAGTTAAGGCATTTTGAGAAGCAGCAATTGAAGCTTCAATATTTTCGGAAAGGTCTCCTTTTAGTCTTTCTAAATAAGCAACTCCTAAGTTAAGTTGTATCAGTCCCCACACTTCTGTAAAACTCTCAGAATTATACACTTGTAATCCTAATTCATAATATGCAATTGCCCGTTCCAAGTTATCGGAATATTTTCCACTTGTAGAAAGATAATAGGAAAATCCTAAATTATTTTGAGTGTTCGCCCAATTGTCGGGATAGTCCTCACGATTATAAACTTGTAAAGTAGCCTCTATCAAACTCCTACCTAATTCTATATTCTGTTCTTGACTTCCCTTGAATCTGCTGAGATATGCCGCCCCTAAATCATTATGAATAAACGCCCATAATTCAGGAAATTCTTCTTTTTTACAAATTTGTAGAGCAGTTTGATAACACTCAATCGCTTTCTCAATATTATCAGCACGATTTTCTATTTTTTGACGGTAAGCATCTCCCATACAAAATTGGATCGTACTCGATTCTTCGGGGAATTCTTCAGGAATATAAACAGTTAAAGCCGCTTGATAACACTCAATTGCTTTTTGGAGATTGTCGTCTCGACTATCTTCAATTATTGTCATATAAGCATTACCTAAGCTCTCTTGCGTTTCTGCCCACTGTAGGGGAAAATCAGTATAAGTACGGACTTTTAAGGCATTGTCAAAAGCGGCGATCGCCCTTTCAATGTTATCTAATTTTTGCCCTTGAATACGATTATAATAAGCTAGACCCAAATTATTTTGAATTCTTGCCCAATCTGTAGGATTATCCTCTTTTGGATAAACAGCCAAAGCAGCATGATAATATTTAATTCCTAGTTCTATATTTTCCGATTCATCTCCCTTAACACGGTGGAGATAAGCCAAACCTAAATCATGCTGAATTTCCGCCCATTTTAAGGGAAACTCTTGACAATTACACACTTTTAATGCTAATTGAAAAGCAGCGATCGCCCTCTCCAGATTTTCTTCTAAATCACCTTCAACTCTGTCAAAATAAACTAAACCTAAGCGATGTTGAATTAAACTCCACAATTCCGGTTCATCGGTATCATTACAACATTGTAAAGCTAATTCATAACACTCAATTGCCCTTTCTAAATTCCTGCTACGGTTCCCAGCAAGGCGAATTTGATAAGCAAACCCCAAATGGTTTTGAGCAATCAACCAATCCTCGTGGTAATCTTCTCGATCGATCGCAGTCGCTACTTGTTGATATCCCGCGATCGCAATTTCAATATTGTTTACACAATCGCCCAGAGTAAAATCTTGAATAAGGCTACTAAAAGTTCCAATTACCGTGGCTATATCGTAAGCTTCTTCAGACTCTAATTTCGCTAAAACGTCAGTTGCCCAACTTCGCAAAAACCAATCAAAATTATCATCTAATTTATCTAAATTTTTCTCTAAAATAGGATACACAACTTCTGCATCTCCTTCACTTGCTTCGATTGCTTCCAAGACTTCTATGAGAAATTTTAATAATTCTTCAGAATTAGCTAATTCAGACCGAATTTGAATTAAGTCTTTTATCTTCGCCGCAGCACTCCGCAGCCAGTCAGAACCCTCTTCATTTCCCTCAATCAATAACTCATCGGCTACCTCGTTCATCACCTCTAATAAACCTTCATTAATCAGGTCTGAACAGTCATCCAAAATATCTCCTTCTTCACCCTCCGGACAGGTACGTAGCATTTCAATTAGGTGACGATAAGCAGAGTTGAGCTGTTCTTTCATGTTACATTTTTTGGGTTAATATCAGTTTTGGTTTTACATCAATTCCGGTTGCACGAGTGACACGATCTAGAGGAGACGGCAGTGCCGTTTTCCTACCTGGATTAATTTTCGGGACACGCGACACTGCGCCGTGTCGAAAGCTCTGAGTAATATTAATTCCGAGGGTAGGGGATTTGATATCACAGGAGTGCAAGTATCTGTATCGTTACAAATATATAGGCAAGCGAGCATGATACTCGCATTCCTAAAAAACGCTTTTTACAAAATGGGAATGTTCTCAGTTTGGTGAAAAAATATTTAATTTTTTGTTTCAATGCCCCAAATTTCTGCTAATTTATTTAGCAGTTTTTGGGCTAATTGTTGGCGTTGTAAATCTGCGGAAATAACTTTTTCTTCTCGACCAATTTCTCCAATAAAAGTTTGTTGTTCAGCAGAATACTCAACTATTTTGTGGTGAGGATTAATAGGAATACTAGCGACTAATACATCTGCTCCTGCATACCGCCATTTAATGGGTTTAGTAGTTCGGTAAATGCGCTCTAATTGAGCGATAATTTCTGAAAAGTTTTGTGTTTCTAAGAGTTGTCGCACTTCTACGGCTACTGGATCGTCACTTCTCAAAAACTGATTTCCTAATTCCAGACGATAGAGATGATCGATCAGAGCATCTAAGTTTTGGAGTTGGGCAATTTGGATCTGGCTTGGCAACGGGGAATTATCCAGTGACGGGGTAAATCCTAGCAGTTTTCCTGAGTCTAATTTTTCCCCAAATTCAACTATTACATAGCCGATTCTGTCTTCTATGGCTGCTGGTGGAATTGCGATCGCACTTTCTCCAAACCAAACCGGGCGGCATTCTAATTTACCAATCCCTGGTAACACCAAATCAGCAATATCCCACTGGGCGCGGACGACAGGATGCCAACTATCGCCTTGAATTAAATCGGGTTCGTAAGCTTGCCATTTGAGGTAACTATAAACAACATAAACTGCTAAAGTATTCACATAAACTCGTTTGGCAGCCTCGTGCTTTGTCAATTCAGGAGCGAGTTGCAGAGTTTCGGCAGCAAATTTTCGAGCGGTGCGGTGAGCATCAGTACCTAGTGGAACTGTCAATAGCGTTGGGTTTGTGCTTTGCATAATTTAATCCTCTCTTGTGTATCCTAGCTCTAATGCGATCGCTTGGAGCAAGGGGCGACAGTTCCTTTCCCAGTGTGATTTTAGAGTTTGGTAGTTGATGTTAAATTCTTTGGCGATCGCAGTAAACTTGTCAGGCGTGGTTTTAAACAGCACCTTTAATGTGAGAACTTGACAGTTACACTCTGGATAATTTTTAGGATGACAGGATCGAAATTTCCCATCGGGGTCTTCTTGGACGTATTGTTCTAGCTGTTGAATAATATTCTGATAATTTTCTTGCTCTAAAAGTGTGATATAGCCATCCAAACCACTGCGGGTAGGAGTATAAAAACTTGTTTCTGAAAGCAAATCCAGCAACGCGGTTTCAGTATCTGAGCTTCCTATGGGGGCATCTAAACTGTAGGTGGGCGGTTGAGAAGGTAACTTCAAATCCTTAATGCGCCACTCTAGGTAACTATTTATCCATTGTCGCAGTCGTCTTGACACATTCGGATCGCTAAGCTTGAAGTTCGAGCAAATGCTTTTGTTCACCCATACCCAGGTTTTATTTAAGGCGTCTAAATAATCGGGATGTGGCGATCGCAGTAGTCCGGGAAGTTGCTGCAGTTCGGCGAGCAATCGGTTCATCGCTTTGCGCCTTTGGGAGCTGTTTGGGGGGTACTCGCATACCTCCTCAATTAGTTGGCGCAGCAGTTGATCCATAGGTGTTAAATTAATTATTTGACTTCTCAACTCATTGTTGCACCCCTTGGAGATTGTCCGCTAACCAGAGGATGCTCTGTGTTCTGCGTAGACCCAAAAGTTAGAGTTATATCAATTCCGGTTGCACTGCTCATGACTGTTGACTGTTAACTGTTGACTGTTAACTGTTAATCGAAAAACTGAATGATGGTTGAGTGTTGGATGTTGACTCGATTTTATGCCAGACGATGAAGCGCGGATTTGATATGACAGATTTCAGATTAATTCAAGTGTCGATCGATCGTCACAATCGAAACCGGCCGCAACGCATCAAAACGAGTTGAATTCCCCCCAGCCACAGAACGCGATAACTGCACTTGCAAAATTCGGTAACTCCAGTGCGGTTCCCGGCGCACCCGATCGCCCATCCAGCTCAAAACAGTAGCAATATCCTCAAAAGCATCCAAAGCCAACACGATCGAGCCTCCAGGGAGCAGCCGCAGCGCGCAAACGCCCAAAATTTTAGTCAACCCTCCGCCACTACCGCCAATAAAAATCCGGTGCGGAGGACGCAAG of Oscillatoria nigro-viridis PCC 7112 contains these proteins:
- a CDS encoding DUF1822 family protein codes for the protein MQSTNPTLLTVPLGTDAHRTARKFAAETLQLAPELTKHEAAKRVYVNTLAVYVVYSYLKWQAYEPDLIQGDSWHPVVRAQWDIADLVLPGIGKLECRPVWFGESAIAIPPAAIEDRIGYVIVEFGEKLDSGKLLGFTPSLDNSPLPSQIQIAQLQNLDALIDHLYRLELGNQFLRSDDPVAVEVRQLLETQNFSEIIAQLERIYRTTKPIKWRYAGADVLVASIPINPHHKIVEYSAEQQTFIGEIGREEKVISADLQRQQLAQKLLNKLAEIWGIETKN